Proteins from a genomic interval of Triplophysa dalaica isolate WHDGS20190420 chromosome 13, ASM1584641v1, whole genome shotgun sequence:
- the vps18 gene encoding vacuolar protein sorting-associated protein 18 homolog, which translates to MASILDQYEDSQNMRQHSRVSAANIGITHSGFVNVRLEEEKPIFNKQRIDFTPPEKINHFSVCNNQLCMSLGKDTLLRIDLGKPDQPNQIELGRKDDSRVHKLFLDPTGSHLVISLTTSECVYLNRNTQKVRSLSRWRGHLIESIGWNKFIGSETNTGPILVGTSQGIIFEAEISASEGTIFNTNPDQFFKQVHTLEEDGKPAPVCCLEVERGIESKYLIVATTRKRLFQFVGKLAEGSEQQGFSSLFAQNQDLLPSFQEFPVNMGYSEITFYTSKLRSCPKSFAWMMGNGVLYGQLDFVRPDSLLSDVEVWEYTPDIDLNFIKPISIVLTQFHFLLLLPDRVRGICTLNGQVVHEDVFPEKFGGLKKMIKDPVTGLVWIYTEKAVFRYHIEREARDVWQMYMNMNKFDLAKEYCKDRPECLDMVLAKEAEHCFQNKRYLESAKCYALTQNYFEEIALKFIEAKQEDALKEFLIKKLNNLKPSEKTQITLLATWLTELYLNRLGQLEAEDGKQHVFQETRDEFRSFLKSPKHKDSFYNNRNTIYDLLASHGDVDNMVYFSVIMQDYERVISHYCQHDDYSAALEVLSKHCDDRLFYKFSPVLMQHIPKMVVDAWIKMGQRLDPKNLIPALVNYSQMGSMQQINETIRYMEFCVYQMDVQDEAIHNYLLSLYAKHKPDALLWYLEQAGTHASDIHYDLKYALRLCSEHGYLQACVLVYKIMELYEEAVDLALQVDVDLAKSCADLPEDDEELRKKLWLKIARHVVQEEKDVKKAMNCLSSCNLLKIEDILPFFPDFVTIDHFKEAICNSLEEYNKHIQELKQEMDEATESAKHIREDIQEMRNKYGVVDSQEKCATCNFPLLNRSFYLFLCGHMFHNDCLLQEVIPNLSGYKQNKLEELQKKLAATTQTTKSRHRPKEEDAVSLGKGQGSREQIKSDIDDIIASECVYCGELMIKSIDKPFIDPSNFDQEMSSWL; encoded by the exons ATGGCCTCTATTCTTGATCAATATGAAGATTCACAGAACATGCGTCAGCACAGTCGCGTGTCAGCGGCCAACATCGGCATTACACATTCAG GGTTTGTGAATGTCAGGTTAGAGGAAGAGAAACCCATTTTCAACAAACAACGCATCGACTTCACACCTCCCGAAAAAATCAACCACTTCTCAGTGTGCAACAACCAGTTATGTATGAGCCTGGGGAAAGACACCCTGCTGAG AATTGATCTTGGAAAACCTGATCAGCCAAACCAGATTGAACTGGGAAGAAAGGATGACAGCAGAGTGCACAAACTTTTCCTGGATCCTACTG GGTCACATTTGGTCATTAGCCTGACTACAAGTGAATGCGTATACCTAAACAGAAACACTCAGAAGGTTCGAAGTCTATCTCGATGGAGGGGCCATTTGATAGAAAGCATTGGCTGGAACAAATTTATTGGCTCGGAGACCAACACGGGGCCAATTCTGGTAGGCACCAGCCAGGGCATTATCTTCGAAGCAGAGATCTCTGCTTCAGAGGGCACTATTTTCAATACCAACCCAGACCAGTTCTTCAAACAGGTTCACACCCTGGAGGAGGATGGTAAGCCCGCACCAGTTTGTTGCCTCGAGGTGGAACGTGGCATTGAATCAAAATACTTAATTGTTGCCACCACGCGAAAACGTCTGTTTCAGTTTGTAGGAAAGTTGGCAGAGGGCTCTGAGCAGCAGGGGTTCAGCTCCCTATTTGCACAGAATCAGGACCTTTTACCCAGCTTCCAGGAGTTCCCTGTTAATATGGGGTACTCTGAGATTACTTTCTACACGTCGAAGCTTCGCAGTTGCCCCAAGAGCTTTGCCTGGATGATGGGCAATGGAGTTTTGTATGGACAGTTGGACTTCGTGCGGCCTGACTCTCTACTCAGCGATGTTGAGGTGTGGGAATACACACCGGACATTGATTTGAACTTCATCAAGCCGATATCTATAGTACTTACCCAATTTCATTTCCTGCTTTTGCTTCCTGACCGTGTGAGGGGGATCTGCACTTTAAATGGGCAGGTGGTACATGAAgacgtgttccctgaaaaaTTTGGCGGCCTCAAAAAGATGATCAAAGATCCCGTAACAGGGCTTGTGTGGATTTATACCGAAAAAGCCGTCTTTCGCTACCACATAGAGAGAGAAGCCAGAGACGTTTGGCAGATGTACATGAACATGAATAAGTTTGATCTGGCTAAAGAGTACTGTAAAGATCGACCAGAATGTCTAGATATGGTACTAGCCAAAGAAGCCGAACACTGCTTCCAGAACAAACGCTACCTGGAAAGTGCAAAGTGTTATGCACTCACGCAGAATTACTTTGAGGAGATTGCATTGAAGTTCATTGAAGCCAAGCAGGAGGACGCCTTAAAAGAGTTTTTGATTAAGAAGTTAAACAACCTGAAACCCAGTGAGAAGACTCAGATCACGCTGCTGGCGACCTGGCTGACCGAATTATATCTTAACCGGCTTGGTCAGCTGGAGGCTGAAGATGGCAAGCAACACGTATTTCAGGAAACCCGAGACGAGTTCCGCTCCTTTCTTAAAAGCCCCAAGCATAAGGATAGCTTTTATAATAATCGCAATACCATCTATGATCTGCTTGCCAGTCATGGTGATGTGGACAACATGGTGTATTTTTCTGTTATCATGCAGGACTATGAGCGGGTAATATCACATTACTGCCAGCATGACGACTATAGTGCCGCCTTAGAGGTCCTTTCAAAGCACTGTGATGACCGGCTCTTCTACAAGTTCTCTCCGGTTCTCATGCAGCACATTCCCAAAATGGTGGTAGATGCATGGATTAAGATGGGACAGCGGTTGGATCCAAAGAATTTGATTCCAGCATTAGTGAACTACAGCCAGATGGGGAGTATGCAACAGATCAACGAAACTATCCGTTACATGGAGTTCTGTGTGTATCAGATGGACGTCCAAGATGAGGCCATTCACAATTACTTACTGTCACTATATGCCAAACACAAGCCTGACGCCCTGTTATGGTACCTTGAACAAGCGGGAACACATGCCTCAGACATTCACTACGATTTGAAATATGCCTTGCGTCTTTGTTCTGAACATGGTTATCTTCAGGCCTGTGTGTTAGTTTACAAAATCATGGAGCTTTATGAGGAAGCTGTGGACCTTGCATTACAA GTGGATGTCGATTTGGCCAAGTCTTGCGCTGATCTTCCAGAAGATGACGAAGAACTGAGAAAGAAGCTTTGGCTGAAGATCGCTCGTCATGTGGTTCAGGAAGAGAAGGATGTAAAGAAGGCCATGAACTGTCTGTCCAGTTGCAACCTGCTTAAGATCGAAGACATCTTGCCTTTCTTTCCAGACTTTGTTACAATAGATCATTTTAAAGAGGCTATTTGCAACTCTTTGGAGGAGTACAACAAGCACATTCAGGAGCTGAAACAAGAAATGGACGAGGCCACAGAAAGTGCCAAACATATCCGCGAAGACATCCAGGAGATGCGCAACAAATATGGAGTGGTGGACTCGCAGGAAAAGTGTGCCACTTGCAATTTCCCCTTGCTCAATCGATCTTTCTATCTCTTTCTGTGTGGACACATGTTCCATAATGATTGCCTCCTTCAGGAAGTCATCCCTAACCTATCTGGCTACAAGCAGAATAAACTGGAGGAGCTTCAGAAGAAGCTGGCAGCGACCACACAGACCACCAAATCCAGACACAGGCCCAAGGAAGAGGATGCGGTTAGTCTGGGCAAGGGCCAGGGAAGCAGAGAGCAGATCAAGTCAGATATTGATGACATCATAGCTTCTGAGTGCGTCTACTGTGGTGAGCTGATGATCAAATCGATCGACAAGCCTTTCATAGATCCATCTAATTTCGATCAAGAGATGTCCAGCTGGCTCTGA
- the rhov gene encoding rho-related GTP-binding protein RhoV has translation MPPQMDYFYEESRAPSVCLEPEDALEHAISCMLVGDGAVGKTSMIVSYTTNGYPTDYKQTAFDVFSGQVQVDGSPVRIQLMDTAGQEEFDEFRSLSYANTDVFLLCFSMVNPTSFQNITKKWIPEIRACNPSSPIILVGTQSDLLLDVNVLIDLDRYKVKPILSARARSLAEKIRAAEYVECSALTQKNLKEAFDAAIFAAIKHKTRKTKKMRLSDRRAKAFSKCSWKKFFCFI, from the exons ATGCCACCGCAAATGGATTACTTTTACGAAGAGTCAAGAGCCCCGTCCGTGTGCTTGGAGCCGGAGGACGCACTGGAGCATGCGATCAGTTGTATGCTGGTTGGGGACGGTGCTGTCGGGAAGACCAGTATGATTGTCAGCTACACCACTAATGGGTATCCCACGGATTACAAACAGACTGCTTTTGATGTATTCTCGG GACAAGTTCAGGTGGATGGGAGCCCTGTGCGCATTCAGCTTATGGATACTGCTGGACAG GAAGAATTCGATGAATTCAGATCTCTGTCATATGCAAACACGGATGTCTTCCTGCTCTGCTTCAGCATGGTAAACCCCACGTCGTTCCAGAACATCACCAAGAAGTGGATTCCCGAGATTCGAGCGTGCAACCCGTCCTCTCCCATCATTTTAGTGGGAACCCAATCGGACCTTCTGTTGGACGTTAACGTACTCATAGACCTGGACAGGTACAAGGTCAAACCGATTTTGAGCGCACGGGCACGGAGCCTTGCCGAGAAGATCAGGGCCGCCGAGTACGTGGAGTGCTCAGCTCTGACCCAGAAGAACTTGAAGGAGGCCTTTGATGCGGCAATATTTGCGGCTATAAAACACAAGACCAGGAAAACCAAAAAGATGAGATTGTCTGACAGACGGGCTAAAGCTTTTTCCAAGTGCAGTTGGAAGAAGTTCTTCTGCTTCATCTGA